The sequence ATAGTTCAATATGTGGCCGGTTGAAATTCCCTTTTATCCAGGATTTGGGCAACTGGTGGTTAAAAACTAGAGATAAGAAAGCCATGAAGTGCTTCAGCTATAATGGAATAGTTGTACTTATTGGGGTGGCCTTTTTTCTAGTGCCCTCCATGGTGTTAAGCTGCAATGGTACCTAATTCTTTTGCAATTATTTTTCCTCTGCTTAAGAACTTATACACTGTAGTTGTCTTTTAAAAAAATGAGGACACGGTTAATTTTATTTTAGAAATTCAATTCAGGTTTCTGTTTTATTTATTAATGGCATACAACAAACAATTTGCTTATATTTAGTCTGGAAAAGATAAAGAGAAGTTATTGGGCAAGGCGCTAACAAGATAAAAGATGAGATTCCTTTCACCCTTGTTAGTTTTTCAACTGGTAAAGATAGTAACAGTTAATAATGGGATTTAACAGATTTTACTGCTTTTAGGCTCAAGTGGTGAAGAGATGAGATTTAATATATTTGAGGGCTTTCCAGCTCAAATGGTTAACATAGCAATAGGCAATAATGACAGAAAAGATGACACAAAGTTAGTTTATAGACCCTGGTGCCTTGTAgcatatatatgatatataattaggttttcttttgttttttaagtctattttaaAAATGAATTATCTAAACTTCATTCAATACtatttatgattcttattgaaAATAGTATATTAAATTTGGTTAGTTTCATTTTACAAACTGATATAATTAAATCTAAAAATTTTGTGGAAATTTAATGTCTTTAATTTATAGAACTAGTTTTATTAAAGACTTTTAATATGCTTGAAGGCTTCTGAATTTAATTATGTTTTATCTTTCTGAATTAACTTTTCAaacacactccatgatccatcatccgATAGTGAGCTAGAACacgaaaaatcaaaagcttttaatcaaaatattgattcaaaaaaataaacaCGATTAAATCAAAAAACCTTTATTAACAGACTAGAATATCTCTGAAAAACCTTTAATACTACGCAAACCATGTTTTTAAAAAGGTTCTCTAATCAGGAGTTAAGATTTCTCAGAAacttttcttttagtgtttgcagAATCTTTGAGAGTAACGGATATAATGTGCATGTTAGTTGCAAAAAGACTGGATCCTCGAGCGGAGCAGGTTAGCCTTTTTTAAACTTTAAATATTTTTAAGTTGCTTTAGTGGAGCTCAGTCATAATTTGGTCCATGTTTTTCCTTATTCGAATGCAACACGTTCTGTTTTTTCATAGGCTTTACATGACCAATATCAGGAGGAGATGATGACCGAAGGAAGCTCCAAAACTCTTCTTGAAACCATTACAGGGTCTTCTATACCAGACTGTTCTTGGGCATGTGGGGCCTGTAATCCTTGTATCAGAGTAACCATGAATCCCAAACATTTCCAACCTCAGAGCAATCAGCACGATTCACTCAATTCAAAGCATGGAAATCAACATGGTCATAAAATCAGTCCTATTGC is a genomic window of Cryptomeria japonica chromosome 7, Sugi_1.0, whole genome shotgun sequence containing:
- the LOC131067282 gene encoding uncharacterized protein LOC131067282 isoform X2; the protein is MKCFSYNGIVVLIGVAFFLVPSMVLSCNESLRVTDIMCMLVAKRLDPRAEQEEMMTEGSSKTLLETITGSSIPDCSWACGACNPCIRVTMNPKHFQPQSNQHDSLNSKHGNQHGHKISPIAHRCVCQGKSFPVP
- the LOC131067282 gene encoding uncharacterized protein LOC131067282 isoform X1; this translates as MKCFSYNGIVVLIGVAFFLVPSMVLSCNESLRVTDIMCMLVAKRLDPRAEQALHDQYQEEMMTEGSSKTLLETITGSSIPDCSWACGACNPCIRVTMNPKHFQPQSNQHDSLNSKHGNQHGHKISPIAHRCVCQGKSFPVP